One region of Mangifera indica cultivar Alphonso chromosome 3, CATAS_Mindica_2.1, whole genome shotgun sequence genomic DNA includes:
- the LOC123211459 gene encoding uncharacterized protein LOC123211459, which yields MAVKFSSSSFSCATNSLFPPKPRMSSKMTLLPETYDRRHYEILHLQNSKVKSCVFVYGPLKLQGRFQKRQNVQCAISEDQSRYIEFKTNSSEQVNQHLDSEDISLAGSSSIYHEGANGRPGLISFYNHPYKIKDEVNISDLQRSQSSLLWFVGPAVLVASFIFPSLYLRRIISTIFEDSLLTDFLILFFTEALFYCGVAVFLLLIDHLRRPIGPDSAANDNRNLSPQSGQWISSVAALVLSLIIPLVTMGLVWPWTGPAASATLAPYLVGIVVQFAFEQYARYQKSPSWPVIPIIFQVYRLHQLNRAAQLVTALSFTVRGAEMTAHNLAINKSLGALLNVLQLLGVVCIWSLSSFLMRIVLLKMLKAVKI from the exons ATGGCTGTTAAGTTTAGTTCCTCCTCGTTCTCTTGCGCGACCAATTCTCTTTTCCCTCCTAAACCTAGAATGTCTTCCAAG ATGACCTTGTTACCGGAAACATATGACAGAAGGCACTACGAAATTCTGCATCTTCAAAATTCTAAAG TCAAGTCATGCGTCTTTGTGTATGGACCACTGAAATTACAAGGAAGGTTTCAGAAGAGGCAAAATGTGCAATGTGCCATTTCTGAGGATCAGTCACGATATATTGAGTTCAAAACAAATTCTTCAGAACAAGTCAATCAGCATCTTGATTCAGAAGATATCTCTTTAGCTGGTAGTTCATCTATCTATCATGAGGGAGCTAATGGAAGACCTGGCTTAATTTCCTTTTATAATCATCCATATAAAATTAAGGATGAGGTCAATATATCTGATTTGCAAAGGAGTCAAAGCAGTCTATTATGGTTTGTTGGTCCTGCTGTCCTTGTGgcctcttttatttttccttcacTTTATTTACGGCGAATAATCTCCACAATATTTGAGGACTCTCTTTTGACAG ATTTCTTGATATTGTTCTTTACAGAAGCTCTCTTCTACTGTGGTGTTGCGGTATTTCTTCTGCTAATAGACCATCTCAGAAGGCCTATTGGGCCAGATTCTGCTGCAAATGATAATAGAAACCTGTCTCCTCAATCAGGACAATGGATCTCTTCTGTTGCTGCCCTGGTACTCAGTCTAATAATTCCTCTTGTGACAATGGGCTTGGTCTGGCCATGGACGGGCCCTGCTGCTTCTGCTACTCTCGCTCCATACCTGGTTGGTATTGTTGTTCAATTTGCATTTGAGCAGTATGCAAGATATCAGAAATCACCATCATGGCCTGTCATTCCAATTATTTTTCAA GTGTATAGGTTGCACCAGCTGAATAGAGCAGCACAATTGGTGACAGCCCTGTCATTCACAGTGAGAGGAGCTGAAATGACTGCACACAACTTGGCAATAAACAAATCTTTGGGTGCATTATTGAACGTCCTTCAGCTCCTTGGGGTTGTCTGCATTTGGTCACTCTCAAGCTTCCTGATGAG GATTGTTTTGTTAAAGATGCTAAAAGCAGTAAAGATCTGA
- the LOC123211460 gene encoding uncharacterized protein LOC123211460 isoform X1 — protein sequence MVLVTHQLQGSCVAFPTKRLAWSKGLILRRHVTTVHMVGKTERVSPLKYNFSLSIGAPCVRGVKVKPVKISAFKGTAQNDESGGRASESKIHKNSVKLSYIPKESEETVVESSKAHNVPLPYASETKETIAGSPAIQRLFKKWLTKLQTQSPCQEVDEVLGERPPPKEVSETNIEMQNSGRGETLKAVWGHFWDLDATVKIPLLIFVPWYLAVNVVYGAQVSKELIPLWVLGPIIIALYIKMLRWLFGLYVYCFKQTVKVVKNLPTYYGVASNYIFQGKLKEDFRACAWQPVVDFKNTDFEELTRRNLKVMQEWMMEKYLDYVESIWPLYCRTIRFLKRANLI from the exons ATGGTGTTGGTAACCCATCAGTTGCAG GGTTCATGTGTAGCTTTTCCTACGAAGCGTTTAGCATGGAGCAAAGGGTTAATATTGAGGCGACATGTAACAACAGTTCACATGGTTGGGAAAACAGAGAGAGTTTCaccattaaaatataatttttctttaag TATAGGGGCTCCTTGTGTGCGTGGAGTAAAAGTAAAACCTGTAAAAATTTCTGCCTTCAAGGGCACTGCCCAAAATGATGAATCAGGAGGCAGGGCAAGTGAATCAAAGATTCATAAAAATTCTGTTAAACTTTCTTATATCCCAAAAGAGAGTGAGGAGACTGTAGTAGAATCTTCAAAGGCACATAATGTTCCACTGCCATATGCCTCTGAAACTAAAGAGACTATTGCAGGGTCCCCTGCTATTCAGAGACTATTCAAGAAATGGTTGACAAAGTTGCAGACACAATCTCCGTGTCAAGAGGTAGATGAGGTTTTGGGAGAAAGGCCACCTCCAAAGGAGGTATCTGAAACTAATATTGAGATGCAGAACAGTGGAAGAGGTGAGACTTTAAAGGCGGTTTGGGGCCACTTTTGGGATCTGGATGCAACAGTAAAGATACCTTTACTGATCTT TGTCCCTTGGTACCTGGCAGTTAATGTTGTTTATGGGGCTCAAGTTTCAAAGGAGTTGATTCCTTTATGGGTGCTTGGGCCCATAATTATTGCTTTGTACATCAAGATGCTCCGATGGTTGTTTGGACTTTATGTCTACTGCTTCAAGCAGACGGTTAAAGTAGTTAAGAATTTGCCCACTTACTATGGGGTGGCCTCTAATTATATTTTCCAGGGGAAGCTTAAAGAAGATTTTCGAGCTTGTGCCTGGCAACCTGTGGTGGACTTTAAGAACACAGATTTTGAAGAGCTGACTAGAAGAAATCTGAAAGTAATGCAAGAATGGATGATGGAGAAATATCTGGACTATGTGGAATCAATATGGCCCTTGTATTGTAGAACCATTAGGTTTCTAAAGAGGGCTAATCTGATATAG
- the LOC123211460 gene encoding uncharacterized protein LOC123211460 isoform X2 has translation MISFTQGSCVAFPTKRLAWSKGLILRRHVTTVHMVGKTERVSPLKYNFSLSIGAPCVRGVKVKPVKISAFKGTAQNDESGGRASESKIHKNSVKLSYIPKESEETVVESSKAHNVPLPYASETKETIAGSPAIQRLFKKWLTKLQTQSPCQEVDEVLGERPPPKEVSETNIEMQNSGRGETLKAVWGHFWDLDATVKIPLLIFVPWYLAVNVVYGAQVSKELIPLWVLGPIIIALYIKMLRWLFGLYVYCFKQTVKVVKNLPTYYGVASNYIFQGKLKEDFRACAWQPVVDFKNTDFEELTRRNLKVMQEWMMEKYLDYVESIWPLYCRTIRFLKRANLI, from the exons ATGATTTCGTTTACCCag GGTTCATGTGTAGCTTTTCCTACGAAGCGTTTAGCATGGAGCAAAGGGTTAATATTGAGGCGACATGTAACAACAGTTCACATGGTTGGGAAAACAGAGAGAGTTTCaccattaaaatataatttttctttaag TATAGGGGCTCCTTGTGTGCGTGGAGTAAAAGTAAAACCTGTAAAAATTTCTGCCTTCAAGGGCACTGCCCAAAATGATGAATCAGGAGGCAGGGCAAGTGAATCAAAGATTCATAAAAATTCTGTTAAACTTTCTTATATCCCAAAAGAGAGTGAGGAGACTGTAGTAGAATCTTCAAAGGCACATAATGTTCCACTGCCATATGCCTCTGAAACTAAAGAGACTATTGCAGGGTCCCCTGCTATTCAGAGACTATTCAAGAAATGGTTGACAAAGTTGCAGACACAATCTCCGTGTCAAGAGGTAGATGAGGTTTTGGGAGAAAGGCCACCTCCAAAGGAGGTATCTGAAACTAATATTGAGATGCAGAACAGTGGAAGAGGTGAGACTTTAAAGGCGGTTTGGGGCCACTTTTGGGATCTGGATGCAACAGTAAAGATACCTTTACTGATCTT TGTCCCTTGGTACCTGGCAGTTAATGTTGTTTATGGGGCTCAAGTTTCAAAGGAGTTGATTCCTTTATGGGTGCTTGGGCCCATAATTATTGCTTTGTACATCAAGATGCTCCGATGGTTGTTTGGACTTTATGTCTACTGCTTCAAGCAGACGGTTAAAGTAGTTAAGAATTTGCCCACTTACTATGGGGTGGCCTCTAATTATATTTTCCAGGGGAAGCTTAAAGAAGATTTTCGAGCTTGTGCCTGGCAACCTGTGGTGGACTTTAAGAACACAGATTTTGAAGAGCTGACTAGAAGAAATCTGAAAGTAATGCAAGAATGGATGATGGAGAAATATCTGGACTATGTGGAATCAATATGGCCCTTGTATTGTAGAACCATTAGGTTTCTAAAGAGGGCTAATCTGATATAG